Proteins from a genomic interval of Quercus lobata isolate SW786 chromosome 11, ValleyOak3.0 Primary Assembly, whole genome shotgun sequence:
- the LOC115968189 gene encoding squalene synthase 1-like, with protein sequence MGSLGAVLKHPDDLFPLLKLKRAMKHAEKQIPPEPHWGFCYSMLHKVSRSFALVIQQLDTNLRNAVCIFYLVLRALDTVEDDTSIATNVKVPILIAFHRHIYDQEWHFACGEKDYKVLMDQFHHVSTAFLELGESFQVAIEDITKRMGAGMAKFILKEVETVDDYDEYCHYVAGLVGLGLSKLFHASGTEDLLSDDLSNSMGLFLQKTNIIRDYLEDINEIPKSRMFWPRQIWSKYVIKLEDLKYEENSEKAVQCLNDMVTNALIHVEDCLIYMAALRDPAIFRFCAIPQVMAIGTLALCYNNIEVFRGVVKMRRGLTAKIIDQTKTIADVYGAFFDFSCILKSKVDMNDPNAEKTRSRLNAIQKTCRDSGLLNNRKSYVVKSNPRYNTAFILMLIIILSVIFAYLSSKRPN encoded by the exons atggGAAGCTTAGGTGCGGTTCTGAAACACCCAGATGATTTGTTCCCATTGTTGAAGCTGAAGAGGGCAATGAAGCACGCGGAGAAGCAGATCCCTCCAGAACCACACTGGGGTTTCTGCTATTCCATGCTTCACAAGGTGTCCCGAAGCTTTGCGCTCGTTATTCAACAGCTCGATACCAATCTTCGTAACGCT GTATGCATATTTTATTTGGTTCTTCGAGCCCTTGATACTGTTG AGGATGATACAAGCATAGCAACAAATGTTAAAGTGCCTATCCTGATAGCTTTTCATCGTCACATATATGATCAGGAGTGGCATTTTGCAT GTGGTGAAAAGGACTACAAAGTTCTCATGGACCAATTTCATCATGTATCAACTGCTTTTCTAGAGCTTGGAGAGAG TTTTCAGGTGGCAATTGAGGATATTACCAAAAGAATGGGTGCAGGAATGGCAAAATTTATATTGAAGGAG GTAGAGACAGTTGATGACTATGATGAATATTGCCACTATGTAGCAGGACTTGTTGGACTAGGTTTGTCCAAGCTTTTCCATGCCTCTGGGACGGAGGATTTGCTTTCAGACGATCTATCAAATTCAATGGGTTTATTTCTTCAG aaaacaaacataatacGAGATTATCTGGAGGATATTAATGAGATACCAAAGTCTCGCATGTTCTGGCCTCGTCAGATCTGGAGTAAATATGTTATCAAACTTGAG GACTTGAAATATGAAGAAAACTCTGAAAAGGCAGTGCAATGTTTGAATGACATGGTCACTAATGCTTTGATACACGTGGAAGATTGCTTGATATACATGGCTGCTTTACGAGATCCTGCAATCTTTCGATTTTGTGCTATCCCCCAG GTCATGGCAATTGGAACACTGGCATTATGCTACAACAACATTGAAGTATTCAGAGGTGTAGTGAAAATGAGGCGTG GTCTTACTGCCAAAATCATTGACCAAACAAAGACGATTGCTGATGTCTATGGGGCATTCTTTGATTTCTCTTGTATTCTGAAGTCAAAG GTCGACATGAATGACCCTAATGCAGAAAAAACACGGAGCAGGCTGAATGCGATACAGAAAACCTGCAGGGATTCTGGACTCCTTAACAACAG GAAATCTTATGTAGTCAAGAGCAACCCTAGATACAATACAGCTTTT ATTTTGATGCTGATCATTATATTGTCTGTCATTTTTGCTTATCTCTCTTCCAAGCGACCAAATTAG